One Takifugu rubripes chromosome 2, fTakRub1.2, whole genome shotgun sequence genomic region harbors:
- the setd3 gene encoding actin-histidine N-methyltransferase produces MGKKSRVKIQKSGSAATTSVSSKEMMILVSELLQKCSSGGPTAGKEWEEYLQIRGLVEKIRKKQRGMSVEFEGRRDDHFPHLMSWARDHGASCEGFAVTNFGAEGYGLRATRDIKAEELFLWIPRKMLMTVESAKKSVLGPLYNQDRILQAMDNVTLALHLLCERANPASFWLPYIRTLPQEYDTPLFYEQDEVQLLQGTQAVQDVLSQYRNTARQYAYFYKLIQTHPASSKLPLKDSFTFDDYRWAVSSVMTRQNQIPTEDGRQVTLALIPLWDMCNHRNGLITTGYNLEDDRCECVALQDYKKNEQIYIFYGTRSNAEFVIHNGFFYQENAHDQVKIKLGISKSERLYAMKAEVLARAGIPVSSIFALYCNEQPISAQLLAFLRVFCMKEEELRDYLLGGHAINKIVTLGSMEFPVSWDNEIKLWTFLETRVALLLKAYKTTSEEDSSTLEKSELSPHSRMAIQLRLAEKWILEKALASGRAKRVHFQKQLEEGAPLPDYHESSIALLENTDAKLPIILHKLGEIQEGQEIQFEETGARVENAAFEMDPGANRLALKPEPRDPSEETNVNSAALDPLGTNSKNGQREVTRVSAGAI; encoded by the exons ATGGGAAAGAAAAGTCGAGTGAAGATTCAGAAGTCGGGTTCCGCAGCCACCACTTCAGTGTCCTCAAAGGAAATGATGATCCTGGTCTCTGAACTCCTGCAGA AGTGCAGCAGTGGCGGGCCGACTGCTGGAAAAGAGTGGGAGGAGTACCTTCAGATCAGAGGCTTGGTGGAGAAGATCCGGAAGAAACAGAGAG GCATGTCGGTGGAGTTTGAGGGCCGCAGAGACGACCACTTCCCACACCTGATGTCCTGGGCTCGGGATCACGGTGCATCCTGCGAAGGGTTCGCAGTGACCAACTTTGGAGCAGAGGGATACGGTCTGAGAGCCACGCGAGACATCAAG gcAGAGGAATTGTTCCTGTGGATTCCCAGGAAGATGCTCATGACAGTGGAATCGGCTAAAAAGTCTGTGCTGG GTCCTTTGTACAACCAGGACAGAATCCTCCAGGCTATGGACAATGTGACTCTGGCCCTGCACCTGCTGTGTGAGCGGGCCAACCCTGCATCGTTCTGGCTGCCATATATTCGCACCCTTCCTCAGGAGTATGATACGCCTCTCTTCTACGAGCAGGACgaggtgcagctgctgcagggcacGCAGGCAGTCCAGGATGTTCTGAGCCAGTACAGAAACACTGCTCGGCAATACGCCTACTTTTACAAACTGATACAG ACTCATCCTGCGTCCAGCAAGCTGCCACTCAAGGACAGCTTTACATTTGATGACTACAG GTGGGCGGTGTCTTCTGTGATGACCCGGCAAAACCAGATCCCTACTGAGGATGGCAgacaggtgactctggccttaATCCCCCTGTGGGACATGTGTAATCACAGAAATGGACTG ATCACCACTGGCTACAACCTGGAAGATGATCGCTGCGAGTGTGTAGCGCTGCAAGACTACAAGAAGAATGAACAG ATCTACATTTTCTACGGCACAAGATCAAATGCAGAATTTGTGATCCACAACGGCTTCTTCTACCAGGAGAATGCCCACGACCAAGTGAAAATCAAGCTGGGAATCAGCAAGAGTGAGCGTCTGTACGCCATGAAAGCCGAAGTGCTGGCACGAGCAGGGATCCCAGT ATCTTCCATTTTTGCCCTTTACTGCAATGAGCAGCCCATTTCGGCCCAGCTCCTGGCCTTCCTCCGGGTCTTCTGCATGAAGGAGG AGGAACTGAGGGACTACCTGCTGGGAGGTCATGCCATCAATAAGATCGTTACACTGGGCAGTATGGAGTTCCCCGTCAGCTGGGACAATGAGATCAAGTTGTGGACTTTCCTGGAGACCCGAGTGGCTCTGCTGCTCAAGGCCTACAAGACCACATCGGAG GAGGACTCCTCCACGCTTGAGAAAAGCGAGCTCTCGCCCCATTCACGCATGGCAATCCAGCTGCGCCTGGCTGAGAAGTGGATCCTAGAGAAGGCCCTGGCCAGTGGCCGGGCCAAGCGTGTGCACTttcagaagcagctggaggagggggccCCCCTGCCCGACTATCACGAGAGCAGCATCGCTTTGCTGGAGAACACCGATGCAAAGCTTCCCATTATCCTACACAAGCTGGGGGAGATTCAGGAAGGCCAAGAAATCCAGTTTGAGGAGACCGGTGCCCGTGTCGAAAATGCGGCGTTTGAAATGGATCCAGGGGCCAACAGACTGGCACTGAAGCCGGAGCCTCGAGACCCGTCGGAGGAGACAAATGTCAACTCGGCGGCTTTGGACCCGCTGGGCACAAACTCCAAGAATGGCCAGAGGGAAGTGACTCGTGTCAGTGCTGGTGCAATTTAA